A region of Leishmania mexicana MHOM/GT/2001/U1103 complete genome, chromosome 8 DNA encodes the following proteins:
- a CDS encoding high mobility group protein homolog tdp-1,putative yields the protein MSALPNGSIPADLEKSMLEIMHDVGLSTLSKNTLRRRLEAKYKMDFTPFTAEVDRLVGKLMTTPEIQRELAKIQKEKEDISARRLKRERSPSGTKKSKDKESARGKEKKPDDYPKGALSPYIIFVNENREKLKAKHPDMKNTELLSEMGNLWKKVTEEEKSRYQKLADEDKLRYDREMAAYIARGGAVFKRGGKKAKKASKEKDPKAPKRALTAYFFFASDYRAKHANIPAKQQMTEAGAAWGKMSAEEKKPYEELAAKDKKRYEAECSGHGSKPSPPKPADSASSSPADSSSSDSDESD from the coding sequence ATGTCCGCTTTGCCCAACGGTTCCATCCCAGCCGACTTAGAGAAGTCGATGCTGGAGATCATGCACGATGTCGGTCTCAGCACTCTGAGCAAGAACACTCTGCGCCGGCGTCTGGAGGCCAAGTACAAGATGGACTTTACGCCTTTCACGGCGGAGGTGGACCGGTTAGTGGGCAAGTTGATGACCACCCCTGAGATTCAGCGGGAGCTGGCCAAGATtcagaaggagaaggaggacATCAGCGCCCGCCGCTTGAAGCGTGAGCGCAGCCCCAGCGGCACCAAGAAATCTAAGGACAAGGAAAGTGCGCGCGGGAAGGAGAAAAAACCAGATGACTACCCGAAAGGTGCCCTCTCTCCGTACATCATCTTCGTGAACGAGAATCGCGAGAAGTTAAAGGCGAAGCACCCTGATATGAAGAACACCGAGCTCCTTTCAGAGATGGGCAACTTGTGGAAAAAAGTtaccgaggaggagaagagccGCTATCAGAAGCTCGCAGATGAGGACAAGCTGCGTTACGACCGCGAGATGGCGGCTTACATcgcccgcggcggcgctgtcttTAAGCGCGGCGGCAAGAAGGCAAAAAAGGCGAGTAAGGAGAAGGACCCGAAGGCGCCGAAGCGTGCTCTGACCGCGTACTTCTTCTTCGCCAGCGACTACCGCGCCAAGCACGCCAACATCCCCGCGAAGCAGCAGATGACCGAGGCCGGCGCGGCGTGGGGCAAGATGTCCGCAGAGGAAAAGAAGCCGTACGAGGAGCTGGCTGCCAAAGACAAGAAGCGGTACGAGGCGGAATGCTCAGGTCACGGCTCAAAGCCGTCTCCGCCGAAGCCTGCCGactctgcgtcgtcgtctccggCAGattcgagcagcagcgactcggATGAGAGCGACTAA